One part of the Ursus arctos isolate Adak ecotype North America unplaced genomic scaffold, UrsArc2.0 scaffold_14, whole genome shotgun sequence genome encodes these proteins:
- the LOC113249123 gene encoding olfactory receptor 7C1-like, with translation MESGNQTHAEEFLLLGFSAKSETQFMLFGLFLCVYLVMFTGNVLIILAICSDSRLHTPMYFFLANLSSADICFTSTTVPKMLLNIQTQSKVITYAGCLSQTFFFFVFGCLDNLLLTVMAYDRFVAICHPLHYSVIMNPQLCGLLALGSWCISVMGSLLETLTLLRLSFCTNMEIPHFFCNLPQVLKLACSDTFINNVVVYFVTIVLGVLPLSGILFSYSQIFSSILRISSAVGKYKAFSTCGSHLSVVSLFYGTGLGEYLSSIATSSSRTSLVASVMYTIVTPMLNPFIYSLRNRDMKGALSRLLGRVVPLSVRTITGLS, from the coding sequence ATGGAATCAGGAAATCAAACACACGCTGAAGAATTTCTCCTCCTGGGATTTTCAGCAAAGTCGGAGACTCAGTTCATGCTCTTCGGGCTGTTCCTGTGCGTATACTTGGTCATGTTCACTGGGAAtgtgctcatcatcctggccatcTGCTCAGACTCccgcctccacacccccatgtacttcttcctggccaacctgtcctctgctgacatctgtttcacctccaccactgtccccaagatgctgctgaacatccagactcagagtaAAGTTATCACATATGCAGGATGCCTCagccagacattttttttctttgtgtttggatGCCTGGACAATTTACTCCTGAccgtgatggcctatgaccgctttgtggccatctgtcaccccctgcactactcagtcatcatgaacccccagcTCTGTGGGCTGCTGGCCTTGGGGTCCTGGTGCATCAGTgtcatgggctccctgcttgagaCCTTGACCCTTTTGAGGCTGTCCTTCTGCACAAACATGGAAATCCCACACTTTTTTTGCAATCTTCCTCAAGTCCTGAAGCTCGCCTGTTCTGACACCTTCATCAATAACGTTGTGGTGTATTTTGTGACTATTGTCCTAggtgttcttcctctctctgggatCCTCTTTTCTTATTCTCAGATTTTCTCCTCCATCCTGAGAATTTCATCAGCTGTGGGCAAGTACAAAGCCTTTTCCACGTGTGGGTCTCACCTGTCAGTGGTCTCCTTGTTCTATGGCACAGGCCTCGGGGAATACCTCAGTTCTATAGCAACTTCATCCTCCAGGACGAGTCTGGTGGCCTCAGTGATGTACACCAttgtcacccccatgctgaaccccttcatctacagcttGAGGAACAGGGACATGAAGGGGGCCCTGAGCAGGCTCCTCGGCAGGGTGGTGCCTCTCAGCGTCAGGACCATCACCGGACTCTCCTGA